The following coding sequences are from one Kosakonia sp. H02 window:
- a CDS encoding D-2-hydroxyacid dehydrogenase, with the protein MKIVVLDGGVLNPGDLAWDGLQQLGEVTVYDNTSADETVARLRDADVAITNKVTLGEAIFSQCPTLKFIAVTATGYNIIDLAAARAHHVAVSNVPTYGTSTVAQFTTALMLELCNRVGEHDADVHAGGWSNSREWCYWLKPMIEVTGKNVGIIGYGRIGQAFGTIAQALGMNVLACSEGAQSVPESAQLRYVDLDTLYAEADVISLHCPLTPQTKGMINRAALAKMKKSALLLNASRGDLVNEADLAEALNAGRIAGAAVDVLSKEPPTADNPLLSAKNCVITPHIAWASVDARGRILATTVDNVKAFIAGQAQNRVDQK; encoded by the coding sequence ATGAAAATTGTTGTGTTAGATGGCGGTGTACTCAACCCCGGCGATCTCGCCTGGGACGGGCTGCAACAACTGGGCGAAGTGACTGTTTATGACAACACGTCGGCCGATGAAACAGTGGCGCGTCTGCGTGATGCTGACGTCGCCATCACCAATAAAGTGACGCTCGGCGAGGCCATCTTCAGCCAGTGCCCGACGCTGAAATTCATTGCCGTGACCGCCACCGGCTACAACATCATCGACCTGGCGGCGGCGCGCGCGCATCACGTTGCGGTTTCCAACGTCCCGACTTACGGCACCTCGACGGTGGCGCAATTTACCACCGCGCTGATGCTGGAGTTGTGTAACCGCGTGGGCGAGCACGACGCTGATGTGCACGCGGGCGGCTGGAGCAACAGCCGCGAATGGTGCTACTGGCTAAAACCGATGATCGAAGTAACGGGCAAAAACGTCGGCATTATTGGCTATGGCCGCATCGGTCAGGCTTTTGGCACGATTGCCCAGGCGCTTGGCATGAACGTGCTGGCCTGCTCTGAAGGAGCGCAAAGCGTGCCGGAAAGCGCGCAACTGCGCTATGTCGACCTCGATACCCTCTACGCCGAAGCCGATGTTATCAGCCTGCACTGCCCGCTGACGCCGCAAACCAAAGGCATGATTAACCGCGCCGCGCTGGCGAAAATGAAAAAAAGCGCGCTGCTGCTGAATGCGTCACGCGGCGATCTGGTGAATGAAGCGGATCTCGCCGAGGCACTCAATGCAGGCCGTATCGCTGGCGCAGCGGTGGATGTCCTTTCTAAAGAGCCGCCGACGGCGGATAACCCGCTGCTGAGCGCCAAAAACTGCGTCATCACGCCGCACATTGCCTGGGCATCGGTTGACGCACGCGGGCGCATTCTCGCCACCACGGTCGATAACGTGAAAGCCTTTATTGCCGGGCAGGCGCAAAACCGCGTCGATCAGAAGTGA
- a CDS encoding hemin ABC transporter substrate-binding protein gives MKKLLLLLAALPLVANAVAPKIVTLGGDITEIIYGLGAQAQLVGRDSTSTWPAEAQKLPDVGYVRQLNAEGILSLRPDVVLASNQAQPSLVLEKVQENHVNVVPVPGGYQLADIDKKVAIIAGAIGKTAESAALRKKLAADIAALPTQPLNKRVLFILSHGGMGALVAGQDTAADGAIHAAGLHNAMQGFTHYRGMSQEGVIASQPDLVVISADGVKSLGGEANLWKLPGLAQTPAGRNKQVLMVDDMALLGFGLRTPQALLELRKKAERLP, from the coding sequence ATGAAAAAACTGTTACTTCTGCTGGCGGCGCTGCCGCTGGTCGCTAATGCCGTGGCGCCCAAAATCGTTACGCTCGGCGGTGATATCACGGAAATCATCTACGGGCTGGGCGCGCAGGCGCAACTGGTCGGGCGCGACAGCACCAGTACCTGGCCGGCGGAGGCGCAAAAACTGCCGGATGTCGGCTACGTCCGCCAGCTTAATGCCGAAGGTATCCTCTCGCTGCGCCCCGATGTGGTGCTGGCAAGCAACCAGGCGCAGCCGTCACTGGTGCTGGAAAAAGTGCAGGAGAACCACGTCAATGTGGTGCCGGTGCCGGGCGGGTATCAGCTTGCCGACATTGATAAAAAAGTGGCGATTATCGCCGGCGCGATCGGCAAAACGGCGGAAAGTGCCGCCCTGCGTAAAAAACTGGCGGCGGATATCGCCGCGCTACCTACGCAGCCACTGAACAAGCGGGTGCTGTTTATTCTCAGCCACGGCGGGATGGGCGCGCTGGTCGCCGGGCAAGATACCGCAGCCGATGGCGCGATCCACGCAGCCGGGTTGCACAACGCTATGCAGGGGTTTACCCATTATCGCGGCATGTCGCAGGAAGGGGTGATCGCCAGCCAACCGGATCTGGTGGTGATTTCTGCCGACGGTGTAAAAAGCTTAGGGGGAGAAGCGAATCTGTGGAAACTGCCAGGCCTTGCGCAGACGCCTGCCGGGCGCAACAAGCAGGTATTGATGGTAGACGATATGGCTTTGTTGGGGTTTGGTTTACGCACACCCCAGGCGCTGCTTGAACTGCGCAAAAAAGCCGAGCGGTTGCCCTGA
- a CDS encoding HpcH/HpaI aldolase/citrate lyase family protein: MELAKNQFKQSLKNGELQLGLWTQLGSAITTEILAGCGYDFIGLDAEHGPSDYLGIYAQLQACKAGGASQPVVRIPNHDISLIKRYLDAGVNTLMVPQVDTVGQAKALVSAVRYPPHGVRGYCGAPRASGFGRIKNYATACDAEICLVVMPETRQALENIEAMAAIDGVDAFFIGPGDLAASLGYIGQPLHPEVVRVIEETGRRVQAAGKAVGILCNNEAQTRRYIELGFQMVAIGSDQGLLTSGAERLLATFR, from the coding sequence ATGGAACTTGCAAAAAATCAGTTCAAACAGTCGCTGAAAAACGGCGAACTCCAGCTTGGATTGTGGACTCAACTGGGCAGCGCCATTACTACCGAGATCCTCGCGGGCTGCGGCTATGACTTTATCGGCCTTGATGCCGAGCATGGCCCAAGCGACTACCTCGGCATCTATGCTCAGTTGCAGGCGTGCAAAGCGGGCGGCGCGTCACAGCCTGTGGTGCGCATTCCCAACCACGATATTTCGCTCATCAAGCGCTATCTCGACGCCGGGGTAAACACGTTGATGGTGCCGCAAGTGGACACCGTCGGGCAGGCCAAAGCGCTGGTTTCTGCCGTGCGCTACCCGCCGCACGGCGTGCGCGGTTATTGCGGTGCGCCGCGCGCTTCCGGGTTTGGGCGGATTAAAAATTACGCCACCGCCTGCGACGCCGAAATCTGCCTGGTTGTGATGCCGGAAACGCGGCAGGCGCTGGAGAATATCGAGGCGATGGCCGCCATCGACGGTGTGGATGCCTTTTTTATCGGCCCCGGCGATCTCGCCGCCAGCCTCGGCTACATCGGCCAGCCGCTACACCCGGAAGTGGTGCGGGTGATTGAAGAGACCGGACGTCGGGTGCAGGCGGCGGGCAAAGCGGTCGGCATTCTCTGTAATAATGAAGCGCAAACCCGCCGCTACATTGAGCTGGGTTTCCAGATGGTTGCGATTGGCTCCGATCAGGGCTTATTAACCAGTGGAGCGGAAAGATTGCTGGCAACGTTCAGATAG
- a CDS encoding D-arabinono-1,4-lactone oxidase, giving the protein MTTTQALFPRRLPQQQIESSQLLNWAKNATLAPGEAVFSPEDETQLQQAIAAATGRVRIMGSRMSPGRMLALSEPDDTLIDLSRLRGVLDITDDSVTFAAGTLLHEVFETLTAMNRMLHASPGVIDSQTLAGAISTGTHGQGMAQSSLADEALAIRLVDAAGQVHDIDRQHPAFDAAQLGLGTLGAITAVTLRTRPSTLFTCFKSASSADTLAEDLIAWNQEWAFSKAWWFPDENKVHAWNAREANEKERTLWHENHSNLVEMEETDEQMNATVDKTLEQMRDDTQIVDENGKPFRTVTRFKDFSDVIGDIYQVFCRGIATPQINIEIGIPMSRMPAVIARMKAWHSASQPHMHYPIILRCTGASSAWLSPAWQEPTCFFGFVVYYAADGSLSEDGTAFLRAAEQLLAEEGGRPHWGKYFDPTLYDWPTLYPQWAEFQAVRRRFDPDGKFLNTFMAQVMS; this is encoded by the coding sequence ATGACAACAACGCAGGCGCTTTTTCCCCGCCGCCTTCCACAGCAACAGATTGAATCATCACAACTTCTTAACTGGGCAAAAAATGCAACGCTGGCCCCAGGCGAGGCGGTATTTTCCCCGGAAGATGAAACCCAGTTGCAGCAGGCGATTGCCGCGGCGACCGGGCGCGTGCGCATCATGGGCAGCCGGATGTCTCCGGGCAGAATGCTGGCGCTGAGTGAGCCTGACGATACGCTTATTGATCTCTCCCGCCTGCGCGGTGTGCTGGATATTACCGATGACAGCGTTACCTTTGCCGCTGGCACGCTTTTGCATGAGGTGTTTGAAACGCTCACCGCCATGAACCGGATGCTGCACGCCTCGCCGGGGGTGATTGATTCGCAAACCCTGGCGGGCGCTATCTCCACCGGCACACATGGTCAGGGCATGGCGCAAAGTTCGCTTGCCGACGAAGCGCTGGCTATCCGGCTGGTGGACGCTGCCGGTCAGGTTCACGATATCGACCGCCAGCACCCGGCGTTTGACGCCGCGCAGTTAGGGCTGGGTACGCTGGGGGCGATTACCGCCGTGACATTACGTACCCGCCCGTCAACGCTGTTTACCTGTTTTAAAAGCGCCAGCAGCGCAGATACTTTGGCGGAAGATCTTATCGCCTGGAATCAGGAGTGGGCGTTCAGCAAAGCCTGGTGGTTCCCCGATGAGAACAAAGTTCACGCGTGGAACGCCCGTGAAGCCAATGAAAAAGAGCGCACATTGTGGCATGAGAACCACAGCAATCTGGTCGAGATGGAAGAGACGGACGAGCAGATGAATGCCACGGTCGACAAGACCCTGGAACAGATGCGCGATGACACGCAGATTGTGGATGAAAACGGCAAACCGTTTCGCACGGTGACGCGTTTTAAAGATTTTTCAGATGTGATCGGCGATATCTACCAGGTGTTTTGCCGGGGCATCGCGACGCCGCAGATTAATATTGAAATCGGCATTCCGATGTCGCGTATGCCCGCCGTAATCGCGCGCATGAAAGCATGGCACAGCGCCTCGCAACCTCATATGCACTACCCGATTATTTTGCGTTGCACTGGCGCATCCAGCGCCTGGTTAAGCCCGGCCTGGCAGGAGCCGACCTGCTTTTTTGGTTTTGTCGTCTATTACGCTGCTGATGGTTCTCTTTCTGAAGACGGCACGGCATTTTTACGCGCGGCGGAACAGTTGCTGGCTGAAGAAGGCGGCAGGCCGCACTGGGGCAAATATTTCGACCCGACGCTGTACGACTGGCCGACACTTTACCCGCAGTGGGCAGAGTTTCAGGCGGTGCGCCGCCGCTTCGACCCTGACGGCAAGTTCCTGAATACCTTTATGGCGCAGGTGATGTCATGA
- a CDS encoding glycosyltransferase family 8 protein: MSAAFAWVTLLTQPEYVPGVEALQRSLRKCGSPWPLVVMVTEKINAATRQHLRAQACEVREVPVVGPNPALVHRYANARFAEVWSKLAVWTLTEYQRVAFLDADMLVVQNMDEVFELPLAEGTLAACHACRCNPNQIARYPASWRPENCYYSWCEDPQMNASPPASVDNYLNGGFLVLIPDKAVYQQMMARLAAKEDISDWVFAEQDFLNEMFRDRWLPLHYGYNALKTLPLQHPRMWDLTRVKNIHYIIDKPWHRHPQPGDKYYDLHRLWWEYAGTK; this comes from the coding sequence ATGAGCGCCGCGTTCGCCTGGGTCACCCTGTTAACGCAGCCGGAATATGTGCCCGGCGTGGAAGCGCTGCAACGCTCGCTGCGCAAGTGTGGATCGCCGTGGCCGCTGGTGGTGATGGTGACGGAAAAGATTAATGCCGCCACGCGCCAGCATTTGCGGGCGCAGGCGTGCGAGGTGCGTGAAGTACCGGTTGTTGGCCCCAATCCCGCGCTTGTCCACCGTTACGCCAACGCACGCTTCGCCGAAGTGTGGAGCAAGCTGGCGGTATGGACGCTGACGGAGTATCAGCGCGTCGCCTTTCTTGATGCCGATATGCTGGTGGTGCAAAACATGGATGAGGTATTTGAGCTGCCGCTCGCCGAAGGCACCCTTGCAGCATGCCATGCCTGTCGCTGCAATCCCAACCAGATTGCGCGCTACCCGGCAAGCTGGCGGCCGGAAAATTGTTACTACAGCTGGTGCGAAGATCCGCAGATGAACGCCTCGCCGCCCGCGTCGGTGGATAATTATCTGAACGGCGGTTTTCTGGTGCTGATACCCGATAAGGCGGTGTATCAGCAAATGATGGCGCGACTGGCGGCGAAGGAGGATATCTCCGACTGGGTATTCGCCGAGCAGGATTTTCTCAATGAGATGTTCCGCGACCGCTGGCTACCGCTGCATTACGGCTATAACGCGCTAAAAACCCTGCCGCTTCAGCACCCGAGAATGTGGGATCTCACGCGAGTGAAGAATATCCATTACATCATCGATAAACCGTGGCACAGACACCCGCAACCGGGGGATAAATATTACGATCTGCATCGATTGTGGTGGGAATACGCAGGCACGAAATAG
- a CDS encoding TonB-dependent receptor, producing MSTSQLSRLRFRKSVLVASLLAALSPASAMAAEPATQPMASADAEQDTAEEMLVTAPAPQLKAGSSHSVSADDLQNKGANDFGSIMRYEPLISATGASGGSGNGKSGFDRGGYTGYNIRGLESNRVGIDVDGIPQPEATGRSYASRAGLNTFGMGRDYIDPYMYGSVDIQAGATPTEQANTSIGGNVSFRPKSADDYLRPGKESWFGYQSDYDSSDRSWHNGVTGAAGDETLRGIFVYSRRDGQQTRNNSGTIDAYPANWHSDALMASGIWQPNDAHKLTGTVDFYHKTNHTHYDAWDSAGSDIIGKSEQTSQTRRWGVSLKDDWTPMNDWLDSASTKLYYQHTEAHDRTYMPDSVTGTMETVYSNYDTDTWGIQNALAKTLGRHDVSAGFNASTSKTKRPFNQSPVPSIFTEIMQPEADSRGYTLGAFAQDQINFDADGHHFAIIPGVRVVHQSIKPDNLSSLTTNSSVLDESEAAALYGKNADTQWLPSLTFQYDITPRLMTYLQYKRGAQFPNASQLYGSWNLGSSYAGSAQYALIGNTDLKTETSDNLEWGMKGEVTEGVTLRTALFYNSYKNFIAYTRYRRADNPDKFVNVPSNIYTSYQAENRDKAFIYGGEISAKFNVGTWFEQVDGLSATLAYGYSEGKSKSRYMGDKYIDLDSVAPMKAIVGVAWDDPAKRYGTALTATFVKGKRATATSRESYLNNGSAISDASANYMRVPGYGLLDWTAYWQVAKHVKLNGGVYNITDRKYWDYLNSRTQEETTNQDAYDKALAVMPGRNWQLGVNVDF from the coding sequence ATGTCTACATCGCAACTTTCCCGGCTTCGCTTCAGGAAGAGCGTGCTGGTGGCTTCACTACTCGCAGCGCTGTCTCCGGCCTCCGCTATGGCGGCGGAACCCGCTACACAGCCAATGGCATCTGCGGATGCTGAGCAGGACACAGCAGAGGAAATGCTGGTCACTGCGCCCGCTCCACAATTAAAAGCAGGAAGCAGCCATTCGGTTAGCGCCGACGATTTGCAAAACAAAGGCGCAAATGATTTTGGCTCCATCATGCGTTACGAACCGCTTATCAGCGCCACCGGCGCGAGCGGCGGCTCCGGTAACGGCAAAAGCGGCTTCGACCGTGGCGGCTATACGGGTTACAACATCCGTGGGCTTGAGAGTAACCGCGTCGGCATTGATGTCGATGGCATTCCGCAGCCGGAGGCCACCGGGCGCAGCTACGCCAGCCGCGCGGGTCTGAACACCTTCGGCATGGGCCGCGATTATATCGACCCGTATATGTACGGCAGCGTGGATATCCAGGCCGGTGCCACCCCAACCGAACAGGCCAATACCTCCATTGGCGGAAATGTCTCATTCCGCCCGAAATCCGCCGATGATTACCTGCGTCCCGGCAAAGAAAGCTGGTTTGGTTACCAGAGCGATTACGACTCCAGCGATCGCAGCTGGCACAACGGTGTTACCGGTGCAGCAGGGGATGAAACCCTGCGCGGCATCTTCGTTTACAGCCGCCGCGACGGCCAGCAAACCCGCAATAACAGCGGCACAATTGATGCTTATCCGGCGAACTGGCACTCCGATGCGCTGATGGCCTCCGGCATCTGGCAGCCCAATGATGCGCACAAATTGACCGGCACAGTGGACTTCTACCACAAGACCAACCACACCCATTATGATGCCTGGGACAGCGCAGGCAGCGACATCATTGGCAAATCTGAACAGACCAGCCAGACCCGGCGCTGGGGCGTAAGCCTGAAAGATGACTGGACGCCAATGAACGACTGGCTGGACAGCGCCTCGACCAAACTTTACTACCAACACACCGAAGCCCATGACCGCACCTACATGCCGGACAGCGTCACCGGCACAATGGAAACGGTCTACTCCAACTACGACACCGACACCTGGGGCATCCAGAATGCGCTGGCAAAAACCCTGGGACGCCACGATGTAAGCGCGGGTTTCAACGCCAGTACCAGCAAAACGAAGCGTCCGTTTAACCAGTCGCCGGTGCCCAGTATTTTCACTGAAATCATGCAGCCTGAGGCCGACAGCCGCGGCTACACATTGGGTGCATTTGCGCAGGATCAGATTAATTTTGATGCCGATGGGCACCACTTCGCCATTATTCCTGGCGTGCGCGTTGTTCATCAGTCAATCAAACCGGATAATCTTTCCAGCCTGACCACCAACAGCAGCGTGCTGGATGAGTCAGAAGCGGCCGCGTTATACGGCAAAAATGCGGACACCCAGTGGCTGCCGTCGCTGACCTTCCAGTACGACATCACGCCGCGTCTGATGACGTATCTGCAATATAAACGCGGCGCGCAGTTCCCCAATGCCAGCCAGTTGTATGGCTCCTGGAACCTGGGATCAAGCTATGCGGGAAGCGCGCAATATGCGCTGATTGGCAACACGGATCTGAAAACCGAAACCAGCGATAACCTCGAATGGGGCATGAAAGGGGAGGTCACCGAAGGCGTCACCTTACGCACCGCGCTGTTCTACAACAGCTACAAAAACTTCATCGCTTACACCCGTTATCGCCGGGCAGATAACCCGGATAAGTTCGTTAACGTGCCGTCCAATATCTACACCAGCTACCAGGCAGAAAACCGCGATAAAGCCTTTATCTACGGCGGCGAAATCAGCGCCAAATTTAACGTCGGCACCTGGTTTGAACAGGTGGATGGCCTGAGCGCCACGCTGGCGTATGGCTATAGCGAAGGCAAATCCAAATCCCGTTATATGGGCGACAAATACATCGATCTCGACAGTGTCGCGCCAATGAAAGCGATTGTCGGCGTCGCCTGGGACGATCCGGCAAAACGCTACGGCACTGCGCTCACCGCAACCTTTGTGAAAGGCAAACGCGCCACCGCCACCAGCCGTGAGTCGTATCTCAATAACGGCTCGGCGATTTCTGATGCCAGCGCGAACTATATGCGCGTGCCGGGCTACGGTCTGCTGGACTGGACCGCTTACTGGCAGGTGGCGAAACACGTCAAACTCAACGGCGGTGTGTACAACATCACCGATCGCAAATATTGGGATTATCTGAATAGCCGTACTCAGGAGGAAACCACCAACCAGGATGCCTATGACAAAGCACTGGCCGTGATGCCGGGGCGCAACTGGCAGCTTGGCGTCAATGTCGATTTTTGA
- a CDS encoding ChuX/HutX family heme-like substrate-binding protein, with the protein MTISSKDYAALLQQYQTVKALDPAKYARDIANQLAISEAELTQARVGYDAVRLDGAMRDILSALEMVGETKCICRNEYAVHEQTGSFTNQHISDRAGLVLNPRALDLRLFMSQWASVFHLRESTPRGERRSIQFFDRQGDALLKVYATAETDMGIWDEVVERFTARRELALSTSPAEVKQHAPKPDAHALEHEWRAMTDVHQFFGLLKKHNVSRQQAFQLVGDDLACRVGNHAVRSLLETVAKEGNEIMVFVGNRGCVQIFTGVLEKLSPMKDWLNIFNEKFTLHLRDIGIHESWVTRKPTADGHVTSLELFAQDGTQIAQFYGQRSEGQPEQTRWRMQIDALAQQGRVS; encoded by the coding sequence ATGACTATTTCAAGTAAAGATTACGCTGCTCTTTTACAGCAATATCAGACCGTTAAAGCGCTGGATCCGGCGAAATATGCCCGCGACATTGCCAACCAACTGGCGATAAGCGAAGCGGAATTAACCCAGGCCCGGGTGGGGTACGATGCGGTACGCCTCGATGGGGCAATGCGAGATATCCTCTCAGCGCTGGAAATGGTCGGTGAAACCAAATGCATCTGCCGCAATGAGTATGCGGTGCACGAGCAAACCGGTAGCTTTACCAATCAACATATCAGCGATCGCGCCGGGCTGGTGCTGAACCCGCGCGCCCTCGATCTGCGCCTGTTTATGAGCCAGTGGGCTTCGGTTTTTCATCTGCGGGAAAGCACGCCGCGCGGCGAACGGCGCAGCATTCAATTTTTCGATCGCCAGGGCGATGCGCTGCTGAAAGTTTACGCCACCGCAGAAACGGACATGGGGATCTGGGATGAAGTGGTCGAGCGCTTTACCGCCCGACGCGAACTGGCGTTAAGCACGTCCCCAGCGGAGGTAAAACAGCATGCGCCTAAACCGGATGCCCATGCGCTGGAGCACGAGTGGCGGGCGATGACCGATGTGCATCAGTTTTTTGGCCTGCTGAAAAAACATAACGTCTCGCGCCAGCAGGCTTTCCAGTTGGTGGGCGACGATCTGGCTTGCCGGGTCGGAAACCACGCGGTGCGAAGCCTGCTGGAAACCGTCGCTAAAGAGGGCAATGAAATCATGGTGTTCGTCGGCAATCGCGGCTGTGTGCAGATCTTTACCGGCGTGCTGGAGAAGCTCTCCCCCATGAAAGACTGGCTCAACATCTTCAATGAAAAGTTCACGCTGCACTTACGCGACATCGGCATCCATGAAAGCTGGGTGACGCGCAAGCCGACCGCCGACGGCCACGTCACCAGCCTTGAGCTGTTTGCGCAAGACGGGACGCAAATTGCCCAGTTTTACGGCCAGCGCAGCGAAGGCCAGCCGGAGCAAACCCGCTGGCGGATGCAAATCGATGCGCTGGCGCAGCAGGGGAGAGTGTCATGA
- a CDS encoding LacI family DNA-binding transcriptional regulator has protein sequence MVTIKKLAAMLGLSHTTVSRALNDHPAISQATKNSVLQAAREYGYIPNSAARALRNASTGAFGLVIPDIQNDFFITLTNAIAHQAAEHGWQMMLAITGDKPEMEHTVLRRLLTARVDGIIFAPTAAPLVETQDLLTRTNAVQLLRRHSSLSAPVIAIDDRAGIALAVQHLRDLGHQRIGYIGSSQALSTGAERLRGFLHTFSGDEQTALSDIIELGPPQAEFGGEAFKRIMASANPPSALVLGSPRYAMSILLAAKALNIRIPQDLSLVAYGDVEWGALLDVKLTTITLPETEIADACVAIIRRLMQADVPVAPENFYATTDSRIFSPTLRPGDSTSRR, from the coding sequence GTGGTGACAATAAAAAAACTGGCTGCGATGTTGGGCTTATCACATACCACGGTGTCCCGGGCGTTAAACGATCATCCCGCCATCAGCCAGGCGACTAAAAACAGCGTCTTACAAGCCGCCAGAGAGTACGGCTATATTCCCAATAGCGCCGCCAGAGCGCTGCGTAATGCCAGCACCGGCGCATTTGGCCTGGTTATCCCGGATATCCAGAACGACTTCTTTATTACGCTGACCAATGCCATCGCCCACCAGGCCGCCGAACACGGCTGGCAAATGATGCTGGCCATCACCGGCGATAAACCGGAAATGGAACACACCGTGCTGCGCCGTCTGCTGACCGCGCGAGTGGACGGCATTATTTTTGCCCCCACCGCCGCGCCGCTGGTCGAAACGCAGGATCTGCTCACCCGCACCAACGCCGTGCAGCTTTTGCGCCGCCACTCCAGTTTATCCGCGCCGGTGATTGCCATTGATGACCGCGCCGGTATCGCCCTTGCGGTGCAGCATTTGCGCGATCTGGGTCATCAGCGCATCGGCTATATCGGCTCGTCACAGGCGCTCAGTACCGGTGCTGAGCGGTTACGGGGCTTTTTGCATACTTTCAGCGGTGACGAGCAGACCGCGCTCAGCGACATTATCGAACTCGGCCCGCCGCAGGCGGAGTTCGGCGGCGAAGCGTTTAAACGCATTATGGCCTCGGCCAACCCGCCCAGCGCGCTGGTGCTGGGGAGCCCGCGCTATGCGATGTCGATTTTACTGGCGGCAAAAGCGCTCAATATTCGCATCCCGCAGGATTTATCGCTGGTGGCGTATGGCGATGTGGAGTGGGGCGCGTTGCTGGACGTGAAATTAACCACCATCACGCTGCCGGAAACAGAGATTGCCGATGCCTGCGTGGCGATTATCCGCCGCCTGATGCAGGCCGATGTTCCCGTGGCACCGGAAAACTTCTATGCCACCACCGACAGCCGCATTTTTTCCCCGACGCTCAGACCAGGCGATTCGACTTCCCGGCGCTAA
- a CDS encoding fumarylacetoacetate hydrolase family protein, whose translation MENNIQKAGDLLRKAQQIGVAGKPIHDIVGDNDIDTAYRVQAYNHQQWQNAGRRLVGRKLALTNKAVQQQFGISQACHGFIYADTVLSDGAEITQRALSDQRVETEIAVVLKKDLIHSQHTVLDVIDACDYLLAAFEIVDSRVIDWNVNACDFVADNTSASLVVLGTKPVYLKDCDITRCQMVTWRGDDVVSEGVATNCLGHPLQALAWLADEMVRAGRPLRAGEFVITGAMGPAISAKPGDVFSAELSGIGSIAVSFAK comes from the coding sequence GTGGAAAATAACATACAAAAAGCGGGCGACCTGCTACGCAAGGCGCAGCAAATCGGCGTTGCGGGTAAACCGATTCACGACATTGTCGGTGATAACGATATCGACACCGCCTACCGGGTGCAGGCGTACAACCACCAACAGTGGCAGAACGCCGGTCGCCGTCTGGTCGGGCGAAAACTGGCGCTGACCAACAAAGCGGTGCAACAACAGTTTGGTATTTCCCAGGCCTGCCACGGCTTTATTTACGCCGACACGGTGCTGAGCGACGGCGCGGAAATCACCCAGCGGGCGCTCAGCGACCAGCGCGTGGAAACGGAAATCGCCGTGGTGCTGAAAAAAGATCTCATCCACAGCCAACACACGGTGCTTGATGTGATCGACGCCTGTGACTATTTGCTGGCCGCGTTTGAGATTGTCGACAGCCGGGTAATCGACTGGAATGTGAACGCCTGCGATTTTGTCGCCGACAACACCTCCGCAAGCCTGGTGGTGCTCGGTACTAAGCCGGTCTATCTGAAAGATTGCGACATCACACGCTGCCAGATGGTGACCTGGCGCGGCGATGACGTGGTTTCCGAAGGCGTGGCGACCAACTGCCTCGGGCACCCATTACAGGCGCTGGCCTGGCTTGCTGATGAGATGGTACGCGCAGGCAGGCCACTTCGCGCGGGTGAGTTTGTGATCACCGGCGCGATGGGCCCGGCGATTTCGGCCAAACCGGGCGACGTGTTCAGCGCGGAATTGAGCGGTATCGGATCGATTGCCGTCAGCTTCGCCAAATAA